TTCGGATTGATCCGGATTTTGCCAAGGCGCATTATGGCTTGGCTGTCATTTATGACCGCAAAGGAATGAAAGAAGAGGCACAACGGGAATTTTTAGCATATCAGGAATTAACCAATGCGTGTAAGAAGTAACGTGTATGAGGAGTCTATCGGTAGTACCGCGTAAGCTGGAGCCCCAGCGTTTTTTTCCCTTCAGTGAATATTTGAAAGAACAGTTCCCTTTCAAAGTACACAAGATAGCCCTGCACGCCGGTTTTACCTGTCCGAATCGTGATGGACGTGCCGGGATAGGAGGTTGCACTTATTGTATTAATGAAAGTTTCAGTCCGAACGTCGATAAGCCGAAACGTTCCATTAAGGAACAAATTAAACAAGGCAAAACGTTTCAAAAAAAGAGGTATGGGGCAGAAAAATTTATTGCGTATTTCCAGTCTTTCACCAACACGTATGCACACATCGAAACACTGAAATCATATTATGAAGAGGCGCTGTCTGATCAGGATGTGGTGGGACTCTCTATCGGGACACGGCCCGATTGTATTACCGATGACATTTTAGGCCTGATTAACAACTATACAAAGGAGTATCATGTCTGGATCGAGTACGGGATTCAGTCTATACATGATAAAACCCTTAAACGTATTAACAGGGGCCATGATTATAAAGTATTTTTAGACGCGGTAAATCGTACGAAAAAAACGAGCATCCGTATCTGTGCGCATATTATTCTAGGGTTGCCTGGTGAGACGCGGCAGGATATGATGGAAACCGCTGATGCCGTGGCAGGGCTGGGAATACAGGGAATCAAACTTCACCATTTATATGTGGCGAAGAATACCGCTTTGGCGGAAGAATATTTTCAGGGACACATCCAAACAGTGGATATGAATACCTATGTCCAGCTTGCGGCGGATTTTTTGGAACGCACCCCGTCGGATATTACCGTACAAAGACTCGTCGGTGATACGCACGGCAACTTCCTTGTATCCCCCATATGGAAGGCAGGTAAAAGCGAAATAATTTTGGAAATAACTCGCGAGCTGGAACGGAGGGATTCTTATCAAGGTGCTCTCTGTGAAACATTGACGCCGGATAGTGATTGTGTAAGTTGTCAGCAAACTCGCACTGCGTACCATAAAAACGGAAAGCGGGTGTAATTCAATGGCAGAATACTAGCTTCCCAAGCTAGGTACGGGGGTTCGATTCCCCTCACCCGCTCCATAAGCATTTTATATAAATTGATAATGCATCTAAAAAATAGCACAAAATGGTCTTGACAAACCCGTCTACCTCAAGTACAATCCCTGAAAATTGCCAAAAGAAAGCAATCGTTCTTTCATTATTTGAAAAATTACAGGTATTTTCCATTTCGGGAAAATAAAAGGGAATCCATATCTCAATTTGCAAAATTAAGATGAGGAGCGGACCCGCCGCTGTAACCGGGGACAAACGTCACAATGCCACTGCCCTATTGTAAGTAGGGTGGGAAGGAGTGATAAGTAGAATGATCCGGGAGCCAGAAGACCTGCCTGTAATTGCTTCACGGAATCTTCGACGGTAAAGAGGGTGAAGGGTGGAAATGCAAATACGCCACAGGCAAATCGTTCGGTGGCGCTTCTTCGTTTCCCATTATCTCTATATCCTGTGTTTTGAATCACAGGAAAAACAATAAACAAAAACCCCCATATCTTCAGGCCTGAAGATATGGGGGTTTTTGTTTGCAGAAACCATGGGCTGCATAGTTTTCTCGCACAATGCAACGCAAAAAACAAGAGCAAATCGTTGAGCCATTGTATCGTAACAGGAGGTGATAATGTTATCCACTATTTTTTGAAAGGTATAATTGATTGTTGTGTGTGAGACGAAAGGGAATTCCACTCCGGTTTGCCATCGGATAACGGAAGCTGCCCCGCAACTGTAATCGGCGACGAAATCCGCAAATACCACTGGAAAACAGTTTAAACGTAAACCGCTTTCTGGGAAGGCGCGGAAAATAGGATGACCCGATAGCCAGGAGACCTGTCTCGCATGCTATTCCGAAATGTATTTCCGAGGGGAAAAGGAGATTTCTATGAGAAGTATTTTTGTTTTGCCCTGTCTATGGGTAATGTTATTTTCCTGTACTATCGTCTTTGCTGAAGCTGCCGCATCATTCCGGGATGCATCTACCCATGACCAGAGGATTGCCCGACTGGAAGAGTCCATGAAAATGCTGGAAAACAAGCTTGAGGAAACGGCGCGGGTCTCTGAATACAGGTTTGAGGAAATGATGAAGGTCTTGATGGATAAACGAGTGTCCAACCAGAAACTGCCTTCACAAGATCAAAACGTGGCTGGTTTATCAGAAAGTGTGCTTGACCGGAGAGTGAATGGATTGGAAGCATCGATGAATGATCTAGAGGAAATGCAAGGCACGGCTCCCCGTGAGAGCCAGGAGTTTGTCGCCGCCGGGGGAGCGCTGGAAAATAAGATTTACCGTTTGGAAGAATCCGTAAAAGATCTTCAGAGCAGAGCTTCCATTATGGATATGACTGAGGAAATAAGGAAGGTGCAGGAATATGTATGCAAAAATGGGCATGTTTATTCCATACAATCAGAAGACGGGAGATGTCCAGCGTGCGGCTTAAAACAAAAATCCAGGGACAGGTTTAAAAAGTTTAAATTTGCCCGACGAGAGAGTATTTCTGAAAGAATCGGAGCCGCAGTTGATGAAGCATTTGAGAAACAGGTAATTATCGGCGCCAGTGGCACTGGCGTGATACAACAACTCCTGAGTAGTGACAAAGAAGAAAAGGGCTTTGCCTCAGGATCATTTGATCTGCTCTTTATAGCGAAGCCTCTCCTTTACACCACATTTTTTATAGATCTGGAGGCAATAGGGGGCGACGGCCCTGATGAACTGTTTGATAGTTTTTCCGGTCTCAATGATGATTCGGGTTCTTTTCAGGACGACGATGGGCTTGACAGAATATCCGTTCGCGAGGTGTGGCTACAGTCATTGCTTTTAGACCAACGATTAAAGCTTGTTGGCGGAAAGATCGACCTGACAAACTACTTCGATAGCAATGCCATTGCAAACGACGAGACGTCTCAATTTATCACCAGCGCATTTGTCAATAATCCGACGATGGAAGTCCCTGAGAATGGTCCCGGACTTGTGGCTTTTTTTGACACGGAGAGAGGATGGAATTTCGGACTTGGTCTTCAAAGCGCAGACAATTCCGGTTCAGACATAACAGATGATATGTATGCCATTGGGGAAATCGGCTACCGATCTCACAAATTTTTTGGCCTGGTGGGAAATTATCGCCTCTGGGGAAGGATTAATGGCGGCAGGGATGACAATGCGGGCTTTGGCGCCAGCATGGACCAGAATCTCTCAACGAGACTTACGGCATTTGCCCGGTATGGAGCAAATGAGGCAGATTCGGGCGATGCGGAAGTCGCCAGCGCTTGGAGCCTGGGGGCAAGATATAGATCTCCATTCTTTTCAAGGGTTAATGATGAGATTGCGCTTGCGTTCGGCATGCTTGATAGTGTTGGTGGCGATGAAGAAAGCGCGACCGAACTCTACTATAAATTTCAATTGAATGATCATTTTGCCATCACGCCAAATGTGCAAGCGCTGTTCGATCCCAGAGGCATAGGTTCTGAAGACACGGTCATGCTGGCAGGAATAAGAACACAGATAGAATTTTAAGCATATGGAGTGTTCACGCGTCACAAAAGGACAATACAATGAGAGTACTTTTATGGAAGGAGGGGAATGGCAACTACTTTTAAGGCGAGTCAGGTATTGTTGGTTTTTATAGAGGAGAGAAAACAATGTTACAAAAACTGAGTTTGAAGAAAATCAGCGCTTTTATTACCGGGGTAATAGCTGCTCTTTGTGTCTTTGTGTCTGTAAGTCATGCAGGCGAGAAGAAAGCGGCGTTTGACCCGAAATCGGTTGTGTTTGTCACGAATCGTGATTCCAGCGATGTCACCATCATAGACATGAATACAGACACAGTAATCGATCGCATCGCATGTGGCGACTGGGGAAATCCGCATATGTCCGTCCCAACGGATGACGGGCAGTATTTAGTTTCTACCTGTTCACAAGGCAATTATGTTGCTGTTATAAATCTCAAAACCAGAGAAGTATCAAGGGTTCGTCTTGACGTGATGCCTGAGCATTTTTGTGTTTCTGCCGATAATGAACTCGCATATATTGGGAACATGGGCGGAGGATCGGTTTCGGTTTTAGACATCAAAGCAAAAAAAGAGATAACGAATATACCCGGTTTTTTCGAGCCACACGGTCTTGTTTGTTCGGCAGACGGATCTAAGGTGTATATTGCCAATATGGGCGCGCATGAAGTCGGTGTCATTGACACAAAAACATTACAGCTTGTCAAAAGGATCGAGATCGGGAGCGCTGATATGCTGGCAATGGTCAATCGTATCGATATGAACAATAAACTCTCTGAGGTTGTCGGGTCTGCAAATCCCACATTAACACTGGACGGCAAGTATGCATATGTGGCTGATGGCGATTCGAATCAGGTTGCTGTTATTAACACGGCAAATGACGAAATAATTGCCACTATCCCTGTAG
The DNA window shown above is from Candidatus Brocadiaceae bacterium and carries:
- a CDS encoding TIGR01212 family radical SAM protein (This family includes YhcC from E. coli K-12, an uncharacterized radical SAM protein.), translated to MRSLSVVPRKLEPQRFFPFSEYLKEQFPFKVHKIALHAGFTCPNRDGRAGIGGCTYCINESFSPNVDKPKRSIKEQIKQGKTFQKKRYGAEKFIAYFQSFTNTYAHIETLKSYYEEALSDQDVVGLSIGTRPDCITDDILGLINNYTKEYHVWIEYGIQSIHDKTLKRINRGHDYKVFLDAVNRTKKTSIRICAHIILGLPGETRQDMMETADAVAGLGIQGIKLHHLYVAKNTALAEEYFQGHIQTVDMNTYVQLAADFLERTPSDITVQRLVGDTHGNFLVSPIWKAGKSEIILEITRELERRDSYQGALCETLTPDSDCVSCQQTRTAYHKNGKRV
- a CDS encoding carbohydrate porin, with amino-acid sequence MRSIFVLPCLWVMLFSCTIVFAEAAASFRDASTHDQRIARLEESMKMLENKLEETARVSEYRFEEMMKVLMDKRVSNQKLPSQDQNVAGLSESVLDRRVNGLEASMNDLEEMQGTAPRESQEFVAAGGALENKIYRLEESVKDLQSRASIMDMTEEIRKVQEYVCKNGHVYSIQSEDGRCPACGLKQKSRDRFKKFKFARRESISERIGAAVDEAFEKQVIIGASGTGVIQQLLSSDKEEKGFASGSFDLLFIAKPLLYTTFFIDLEAIGGDGPDELFDSFSGLNDDSGSFQDDDGLDRISVREVWLQSLLLDQRLKLVGGKIDLTNYFDSNAIANDETSQFITSAFVNNPTMEVPENGPGLVAFFDTERGWNFGLGLQSADNSGSDITDDMYAIGEIGYRSHKFFGLVGNYRLWGRINGGRDDNAGFGASMDQNLSTRLTAFARYGANEADSGDAEVASAWSLGARYRSPFFSRVNDEIALAFGMLDSVGGDEESATELYYKFQLNDHFAITPNVQALFDPRGIGSEDTVMLAGIRTQIEF